A DNA window from Xiphias gladius isolate SHS-SW01 ecotype Sanya breed wild chromosome 3, ASM1685928v1, whole genome shotgun sequence contains the following coding sequences:
- the unkl gene encoding putative E3 ubiquitin-protein ligase UNKL isoform X2: MPSVSKTAANASPQTEKPTHYTYLKEFRTEQCPLFLQHKCTQHRPFTCFHWHFLNQRRRRPIRRRDGTFNYSPDVYCTKYDETTGICPDGDDCPYLHRTTGDTERKYHLRYYKTGTCIHETDARGHCVKNGLHCAFAHGPHDLRPPVYDIREIQAQEALQNGQLGSGEGIPDLQPGVLASQAMIEKTLTEDPRWQDTNFVLANYKTDQCTKPPRLCRQGYACPHYHNSRDRRRNPRKFKYRSTPCPNVKHGDEWGEPSKCDSGDSCQYCHSRTEQQFHPEIYKSTKCNDMRQTGYCPRGPFCAFAHVERIPSTEEAMSSLLTAIQSSSQSQLGSQQYSECPVSEWNSGGNSTTSATSSNGQVGSVSCSNSSTVTPSSGSDSLLSPVGSISRPKSLTNTSLCSESTTSSVSSLTSNYPKAPGFEREDQIKNKGQGDQKLMDQEKQTQNTVFSAVNPLASSFTSSITSSLASSIGSDSSSPTTLSTMNAKATPFYPGSNTVESVIGSALDLNFSDINVASLDKELEEQDNSVGLAGQRVLGGSAPVNIPGSLARSSSFNSSSSLSTSPLSSLSQSLSQSLLSGAVPQQNQPSNMLAKQEHGLMGTPTSSSQNSLGLNGGASNIWDFVSGSFSPSPSPVFSSLTSTTSNADLARLFRELDEAKRKIKQWEEAWHQVKQACEACQKDAHEAKEQAKTAEAERQLAEQKWEETERKLKELQGDFDVLCRTPGTPLLRSYGELDQLPLSKLHSIQSQLRNDLDLVDGVIYQLQSKKCIVCQKHDRCIVLQPCQHYVLCENCAPSKTECPYCRTKILKW; encoded by the exons atgcCGTCGGTTTCGAAAACGGCGGCTAATGCGTCTCCTCAAACCGAGAAACCTACCCACTATAC ATACTTGAAGGAGTTCAGGACAGAGCAGTGCCCGTTGTTCCTCCAGCACAAGTGTACCCAGCACAGACCCTTTACGTGCTTTCATTGGCATTTTCTCAACCAGCGGCGAAGACGACCCATCAGAAGGAGAGACGGCACTTTCAACTACAGCCCCGACGTGTACTGCACGAAATACGACGAGACCACAGGCATTTGCCCAGATGGAGACGA CTGTCCTTATTTACACCGGACCACTGGTGACACAGAGCGCAAGTACCATCTCCGCTATTACAAGACAGGCACTTGTATCCATGAGACAGATGCTCGAGGGCATTGTGTGAAGAATGGCCTCCACTGTGCTTTTGCTCATGGGCCACATGATCTCCGACCTCCAGTCTATGATATCAG AGAGATCCAAGCACAAGAGGCCCTTCAAAATGGACAGCTGGGATCTGGGGAAGGTATTCCTGATTTACAGCCTGGTGTATTAGCCAGCCAAGCTATGATCGAGAAAACTCTGACAGAAGACCCTCGGTGGCAAG atacCAACTTTGTTTTAGCCAATTATAAAACAGATCAGTGTACTAAGCCCCCAAGACTATGCAGACAGGGCTATGCTTGCCCCCACTACCACAACAGTAGAGATCGAAGACGAAATCCACGAAAGTTCAAATATAG GTCAACTCCTTGCCCAAATGTCAAACATGGGGATGAATGGGGTGAGCCCTCAAAGTGTGACAGTGGAGACAGTTGCCAGTATTGTCACTCACGAACTGAACAGCAGTTTCACCCAGAG ATCTACAAATCTACCAAGTGCAATGATATGCGTCAAACTGGATACTGTCCCAGAGGGCCGTTTTGTGCATTTGCACATGTAGAAA GAATTCCCTCCACAGAGGAGGCCATGAGTTCATTGTTAACAGCGATACAGTCGAGTTCACAGTCCCAGCTGGGCTCTCAGCAGTATTCGGAGTGTCCGGTCAGTGAGTGGAACAGTGGAGGAAACTCCACCACCAGCGCAACCAGTAGCAACGGACAAGTGGGAAGT GTTTCATGTTCTAATAGCTCGACTGTAACGCCAAGCTCAGGAAGCGACAGTTTGTTATCCCCTGTGGGATCCATCAGCAGGCCCAAATCCTTAACTAATACTAGTTTATGTTCAGAGTCAACCACATCCAGTGTCTCATCTCTGACGTCTAACTATCCTAAAGCTCCGGGCTTTGAACGTGAGGATCAG attaaaaacaaGGGTCAGGGGGATCAAAAATTGATGGACCAAGAAAAACag acacaaaatactgtattctCTGCGGTGAACCCTTTGGCATCAAGCTTTACCTCCAGTATAACATCCAGCTTGGCGTCTAGTATTGGCTCAGATAGTTCTTCACCCACCACCTTATCAACAATGAATGCAAAAGCCACTCCTTTCTATCCAGGGAGCAACACGGTGGAGTCTGTCATAG GATCCGCTCTGGACCTCAACTTTAGTGACATTAATGTTGCATCTCTTGATAAGGAGTTAGAGGAGCAAGACAACAGTGTTGGGTTGGCAG GTCAAAGGGTGCTAGGTGGATCTGCTCCTGTTAACATTCCCGGCTCCCTGGCAAGATCGTCCTCTTTTAATTCCTCGTCATCACTCTCCACCTCCCCACTAAGCTCCCTGTCCCAGTCCCTGTCGCAATCCCTCCTGTCTGGGGCAGTACCGCAGCAAAATCAACCTTCAAATATGTTAGCCAAGCAAGAGCATGGCCTCATGGGAACACCCACCTCCTCTTCCCAGAACTCTTTGG GCTTAAATGGAGGAGCCAGCAACATTTGGGACTTTGTAAGTGGCAGCTTTTCACCGAGTCCATCTCCAGTTTTCAGCAGCCTAACCTCAACAACCAGCAATGCTGACCTGGCCCGCCTTTTTAGAGAGCTGGACGAAGCCAAGAGGAAGATCAAACAATGGGAGGAGGCCTGGCATCAGGTCAAACAA GCCTGTGAAGCATGCCAGAAAGACGCTCATGAAGCAAAGGAACAAGCAAAAACGGCAGAGGCAGAGCGGCAGCTGGCAGAACAGAAATGGGAGGAAACAGAGCGCAAGCTGAAAGAGCTCCAAGGGGACTTTGATGTGCTTTGTCGCACCCCTGGAACACCTCTTCTGCGTAGCTATGGAGAGCTGGACCAGCTGCCCTTGTCAAAGCTTCACTCAATCCAGAGTCAGCTGCGTAATGACCTAGACCTTGTAGACGGG GTAATATATCAGCTTCAGTCAAAGAAATGTATAGTTTGCCAAAAGCATGATCGTTGCATTGTTCTGCAGCCTTGCCAACATTATGTACTATGTGAGAACTGTGCACCTAGCAAAACAGAATGTCCCTACTGTAGAACGAAAATATTGAAGTGGTGA
- the unkl gene encoding putative E3 ubiquitin-protein ligase UNKL isoform X3 — protein MPSVSKTAANASPQTEKPTHYTYLKEFRTEQCPLFLQHKCTQHRPFTCFHWHFLNQRRRRPIRRRDGTFNYSPDVYCTKYDETTGICPDGDDCPYLHRTTGDTERKYHLRYYKTGTCIHETDARGHCVKNGLHCAFAHGPHDLRPPVYDIREIQAQEALQNGQLGSGEGIPDLQPGVLASQAMIEKTLTEDPRWQDTNFVLANYKTDQCTKPPRLCRQGYACPHYHNSRDRRRNPRKFKYRSTPCPNVKHGDEWGEPSKCDSGDSCQYCHSRTEQQFHPEIYKSTKCNDMRQTGYCPRGPFCAFAHVERIPSTEEAMSSLLTAIQSSSQSQLGSQQYSECPVSEWNSGGNSTTSATSSNGQVGSVSCSNSSTVTPSSGSDSLLSPVGSISRPKSLTNTSLCSESTTSSVSSLTSNYPKAPGFEREDQIKNKGQGDQKLMDQEKQTQNTVFSAVNPLASSFTSSITSSLASSIGSDSSSPTTLSTMNAKATPFYPGSNTVESVIDVFRFPSGSALDLNFSDINVASLDKELEEQDNSVGLAGQRVLGGSAPVNIPGSLARSSSFNSSSSLSTSPLSSLSQSLSQSLLSGAVPQQNQPSNMLAKQEHGLMGTPTSSSQNSLVFSSLTSTTSNADLARLFRELDEAKRKIKQWEEAWHQVKQACEACQKDAHEAKEQAKTAEAERQLAEQKWEETERKLKELQGDFDVLCRTPGTPLLRSYGELDQLPLSKLHSIQSQLRNDLDLVDGVIYQLQSKKCIVCQKHDRCIVLQPCQHYVLCENCAPSKTECPYCRTKILKW, from the exons atgcCGTCGGTTTCGAAAACGGCGGCTAATGCGTCTCCTCAAACCGAGAAACCTACCCACTATAC ATACTTGAAGGAGTTCAGGACAGAGCAGTGCCCGTTGTTCCTCCAGCACAAGTGTACCCAGCACAGACCCTTTACGTGCTTTCATTGGCATTTTCTCAACCAGCGGCGAAGACGACCCATCAGAAGGAGAGACGGCACTTTCAACTACAGCCCCGACGTGTACTGCACGAAATACGACGAGACCACAGGCATTTGCCCAGATGGAGACGA CTGTCCTTATTTACACCGGACCACTGGTGACACAGAGCGCAAGTACCATCTCCGCTATTACAAGACAGGCACTTGTATCCATGAGACAGATGCTCGAGGGCATTGTGTGAAGAATGGCCTCCACTGTGCTTTTGCTCATGGGCCACATGATCTCCGACCTCCAGTCTATGATATCAG AGAGATCCAAGCACAAGAGGCCCTTCAAAATGGACAGCTGGGATCTGGGGAAGGTATTCCTGATTTACAGCCTGGTGTATTAGCCAGCCAAGCTATGATCGAGAAAACTCTGACAGAAGACCCTCGGTGGCAAG atacCAACTTTGTTTTAGCCAATTATAAAACAGATCAGTGTACTAAGCCCCCAAGACTATGCAGACAGGGCTATGCTTGCCCCCACTACCACAACAGTAGAGATCGAAGACGAAATCCACGAAAGTTCAAATATAG GTCAACTCCTTGCCCAAATGTCAAACATGGGGATGAATGGGGTGAGCCCTCAAAGTGTGACAGTGGAGACAGTTGCCAGTATTGTCACTCACGAACTGAACAGCAGTTTCACCCAGAG ATCTACAAATCTACCAAGTGCAATGATATGCGTCAAACTGGATACTGTCCCAGAGGGCCGTTTTGTGCATTTGCACATGTAGAAA GAATTCCCTCCACAGAGGAGGCCATGAGTTCATTGTTAACAGCGATACAGTCGAGTTCACAGTCCCAGCTGGGCTCTCAGCAGTATTCGGAGTGTCCGGTCAGTGAGTGGAACAGTGGAGGAAACTCCACCACCAGCGCAACCAGTAGCAACGGACAAGTGGGAAGT GTTTCATGTTCTAATAGCTCGACTGTAACGCCAAGCTCAGGAAGCGACAGTTTGTTATCCCCTGTGGGATCCATCAGCAGGCCCAAATCCTTAACTAATACTAGTTTATGTTCAGAGTCAACCACATCCAGTGTCTCATCTCTGACGTCTAACTATCCTAAAGCTCCGGGCTTTGAACGTGAGGATCAG attaaaaacaaGGGTCAGGGGGATCAAAAATTGATGGACCAAGAAAAACag acacaaaatactgtattctCTGCGGTGAACCCTTTGGCATCAAGCTTTACCTCCAGTATAACATCCAGCTTGGCGTCTAGTATTGGCTCAGATAGTTCTTCACCCACCACCTTATCAACAATGAATGCAAAAGCCACTCCTTTCTATCCAGGGAGCAACACGGTGGAGTCTGTCATAG ATGTATTTCGCTTTCCCTCAGGATCCGCTCTGGACCTCAACTTTAGTGACATTAATGTTGCATCTCTTGATAAGGAGTTAGAGGAGCAAGACAACAGTGTTGGGTTGGCAG GTCAAAGGGTGCTAGGTGGATCTGCTCCTGTTAACATTCCCGGCTCCCTGGCAAGATCGTCCTCTTTTAATTCCTCGTCATCACTCTCCACCTCCCCACTAAGCTCCCTGTCCCAGTCCCTGTCGCAATCCCTCCTGTCTGGGGCAGTACCGCAGCAAAATCAACCTTCAAATATGTTAGCCAAGCAAGAGCATGGCCTCATGGGAACACCCACCTCCTCTTCCCAGAACTCTTTGG TTTTCAGCAGCCTAACCTCAACAACCAGCAATGCTGACCTGGCCCGCCTTTTTAGAGAGCTGGACGAAGCCAAGAGGAAGATCAAACAATGGGAGGAGGCCTGGCATCAGGTCAAACAA GCCTGTGAAGCATGCCAGAAAGACGCTCATGAAGCAAAGGAACAAGCAAAAACGGCAGAGGCAGAGCGGCAGCTGGCAGAACAGAAATGGGAGGAAACAGAGCGCAAGCTGAAAGAGCTCCAAGGGGACTTTGATGTGCTTTGTCGCACCCCTGGAACACCTCTTCTGCGTAGCTATGGAGAGCTGGACCAGCTGCCCTTGTCAAAGCTTCACTCAATCCAGAGTCAGCTGCGTAATGACCTAGACCTTGTAGACGGG GTAATATATCAGCTTCAGTCAAAGAAATGTATAGTTTGCCAAAAGCATGATCGTTGCATTGTTCTGCAGCCTTGCCAACATTATGTACTATGTGAGAACTGTGCACCTAGCAAAACAGAATGTCCCTACTGTAGAACGAAAATATTGAAGTGGTGA